The nucleotide sequence TCAAGAATGCCCGCAGCGTAAAAAAAACAGCATGATAACATCTCAATATAGATTCTTCGTACAGCCGTTCGTCCATAAGCAATTCAGCCGCCCCGAGGCTTTCATTGGCTTTGTCAACAAGGGTTCCAATACGAAATTTCTCATCAACTAGCATGTGATTATTTGTTAAAACGGAAGAAAGCGAAGAAACGGTAGTGTGAGATATGAACTGAAAAAATATAAATAAGTAAGTACAGATTTGCAAGCCGAAACATTGCGCATCAAAATCCGATCTGAAGGAATATTAAATCAAATAAAATAATTTGATTTTGAAATATGAAATATCTATCTTTGCACCGCAAAATAATTAACGCCACAATAGCTCAGCGGTAGAGCAGCTGTTTCGTAAACAGCAGGTCGCAGGTTCAAATCCCGCTTGTGGCTCAATCAAAAAATTTTAGGCCCATCTTTACAATTTTATTTATTTTCACATAGCCACAACTATCATTCTTATTGTTTTGAGATCTTCTATCCTGCGTTATGAAATCGTGGCTCCGCCGTCTACTTTGATCACCTGACCTGTAATATACTTTGACGACAAGGCAAGAAATACAACCATGTCAGTAATATCGGAAGGCATTCCGTATTTCTTAAGTGGAATTTTTTCAATTGACGGGTGAATAATGTCGCTGCTTTCTTCATTGGGTATAATTATAGTACCCGGGGCAACCGCATTAACAGTGATATGCGGGGCAAGGGCTTTGGCTAAAACTTTTGTCAGCATCACAATGCCGGCCTTTGACACGCAATACGGGATATGCTTTGGCCAAGTATGATATGCGCCAAGAGATGCAATATTGATTATCTTACCCGATTTTCGTTTTATCATATACGTAGACGCCTCTTGGGCACAAAGAAATGATGACTTCAGATTAGTATCAATTACGGTATCCCACAAAGTTTCGTTAATCCTTTTCAATTCAATTGGGGGTGGAAAGATCGCAGCATTGTTGACGAGCACATCCAACTTACCAAATGTTTTTACAGTCTCCTTCATCAACCGGCGAACATGAGTGATTTTTGTTACATCTGCCTTGACGGCAATACAACGTCGGCCCAGTTTCCTAATGTCGCGAACAGTTTTTAGAGCGGACGATTTAGATTGGTTGTAATTGATCACAATGTCGAAACCATACTCCGCGAGTGCAATTGCAATCCGGCGACCGAGACGACGACCGGAACCCGTGATAAGGGCGATTTGATTTTCCATAGGACAAGGTATTTATTATTTATTTTAATTTCAAGCTGAGTATCGCATTACCTATCGCCAATGCAGATAAAAAAAGGTGATGTCGTTATCGACATCACCTCAAAAAAGTTAAGAAATGAAATTGTTTCTATTTTTTTTCTTTTTTTGCTTTTCTGCCGTTCCCTTTTTCATCCTCTCCGCTTTCTTTGAGCGAAACAGCAATCGCCTGGTAGCGCTTCAGCCCGGTTCCTGCCGGTATAAGCCGCCCCATAATTACATTTTCCTTGAGACCCAAGAGATAATCGGTTTTCGCGCTTATTGCCGCATCCGCCAGAACTTTTGTAGTCTCCTGGAATGACGCAGCTGAAATGAAACTCTCCGTACTCAAAGACGCTTGAGTAATTCCGAGCAACAAAGGTTCTGCTGTCGCGGGCTGGGCTTCACGGTATTCAGGTGCTTTCTTCTTATCATATTTTTTTAGCACCTTTTCAAGTTCGGCCCTGGTCAAAATTTGGCCTTCTTTGGTATTAGATTCTCCTCGATCCGTGATAACTACTTTCTCGCGTATTTTTTGATTCTCATCGAGGAATCGCAGACGGTCAACCTGGTCATCCTGCAAGAAATAGGTATCGCCTGAATCAGCAATACGAACTCGTTGCAGCATTTGACGTACAATGATTTCGATATGCTTATCGTTGATTTTAACGCCTTGCGTGCGGTATACTTCCTGAATTTCATTCACTAGATACCGCTGGACCTCAGCCGGACCTTTGATGCGTAAGATGTCATGCGGCGCTACGGCGCCGTCGGACAGCTGTTCACCGGCGTACACAAAATCGTTTTCGTGAACTATGAGATGTTTGCCAAATGGAATTTTATACGACTTGCTTTCGCCGTTCTTTCCTTCGATAGTCACCTCGCGATAACCTCGTGATATTTTACCGATCTTCACGTAGCCGTCGATTTCGCTAACAGAACTCGCATCTCTTGGCTTGCGCGCTTCGAACAGTTCTTGAACTCTCGGAAGACCTCCCGTGATATCTTTTGTCTTTGCCGCTTCACGGGGAATCTTCGCAATGGCTTCACCGGCAATCACGCTATCGCCGTCTTTCATTACAAGATAGGCGCGGGTCGGTAAAATGTGTGTTTCAAGTATTTCTTTGCCTTTCTTAACCAGCAATGTCGGTGTAATTTTTTTATCGCGTGACTCGATAACAACCAGATGTTTCATACCTGTTGCTTCATCCGCTTCTTCACGGCATGAGATCCCTTCTTTCAGTCCATCGAATACAATCACGCCGTCATGCGACGTAATAATACTTGTATTGTATGGGTCCCACGTCATGATGAAATCGTCTTTTTTTACAGACTGTCCGTCCTTCACCGCAATTGCCGCGCCATAAGGCACCTTGTATGCATAAATAAGCCGCTCAGTATCGTTGTCAATTAACTCAATACGAGCATTGCGTGTCATTGAAATAGACGCGTTGTCGCTTTTCCGCTCAATAATCTTCATTCCAGGACCGTAAACTATCTTTCCAGCGGATCTAGCCAACGCTTGCGGTTGCTCACCGATACGTGATGCAACACCGCCAATATGAAATGTACGTAAGGTTAACTGAGTCCCCGGTTCACCGATAGATTGCGCGGCCATAACACCAACCGCTTCGCCCATATTGACTATGTTGCCGCTTGCCAGATTCCGTCCATAACATTTTGAACATACGCCGCGTTTGGATTCGCAGGTCAATACGGAACGGATTTCAACCGTTTCGATCGCGGAGTTATTCAACATCTCCGCTTTGTCTTCATCAATTAATTCGCCGGCATCAATTACCACATCGCCTGTGGAAGGATCTACCACATCATCAGCTGCAACGCGTCCTATGCATCGTTCGCCGAGCGATTCCTTAATTTCTTCACCTTCTTTAATTGCCGATGTTTTAACGCCTAAGATAGTTCCGCAATCTTCTTCTGTAATAATCACATCCTGTGCAACGTCAACAAGACGGCGAGTCAAGTAACCCGCATCGGCGGTTTTCAATGCCGTGTCAGCCAACCCTTTTCTGGCGCCATGGGTTGAAATAAAGTATTCCCATACTGAAAGTCCTTCCTTAAAACTCGCCGTGATCGGGTGCTCAATAATTTCTCCGACAGAGCCTGTCATGCTTTTCTGAGGCTTGGACATAAGTCCGCGCATACCGCCAAGCTGCTTGATCTGATCACGTGAACCGCGGGCTCCCGAGTCCATCATCATAAAGATCGGATTAAATCCATCGTTCGACATCGTGATACTCTCATACATTGCTGCCGCAACATCATTGGAAGCATGTGTCCAAATGTCAATTATCTTATTGTAACGTTCACCATCCGTCATCAGACCCATACGATAAGTTTTTTGAACTTTATCAACTTGTATATTTGCTTGTCTCAGAACGGCCTCTTTATTTGGCGGCGACAACACATCCTCAATGCCTATTGAACAACCGGAACGAGTGGCGTATGTAAATCCTAGAAGTTTAAGATTATCTAAAAACTCCACCGTCTTGATATTCCCAACTTCCGTATGCAGCCTTGACACGATTTCTTCAATCTTCTTTTTTGTCAGAAGTTCGTTCATGTAACCCGCCTCACGTGGAACGATTTCATTGAAGATGGCGCGCCCAACCGTGGTATCGATATACTTCCAAGGTTTCTTCTTATCTGTGGAATCCGGATTAGGTATACGCAGTTGCACCTTAGCATGAAGTTCAACAACACCATTGTCATAAGCAGAACGAATATCTTCCATGTTTGTATATTTTGTTCCTTCGCCCTTTGCGCCCTTATGCAATTTCGTGAGATAATAGCATCCCAAAACGATATCTTGCGAAGGAATCGCAATCGGCCTGCCGCTTGACGGTTGAATAATGTTGTGACTCGACAGCATAAGAAGCCGCGTTTCAATTTGAGCTTCATAGGATAACGGTATATGGACAGCCATTTGGTCACCGTCAAAGTCGGCGTTAAAAGCGGCGCAAACCAGAGGGTGAACTTGAATAGCACGCCCTTCTACTAAAACGGGCTGAAATGCCTGAATACCTAACCTGTGTAACGTGGGAGCACGATTAAGGAGCACGGGGTGATCAGCCACGATCTTTTCAAGAATCTCCCAAACTTCCGGACCATGTTTATCGACCATCCTTTTGGCGCTCTTGACTGTTTTTACAAATCCGCGCTCAACCAATTTTCGGATAATAAAGGGTTTAAATAGCTCAACAGCCATTTCTTTCGGTAAACCGCATTCATGGAGTCTAAGTTCAGGTCCAACGACAATAACAGATCGACCGGAATAATCAACACGTTTTCCAAGCAAATTTTGACGAAAACGTCCTTGTTTCCCTTTTAACATATCCGACAAAGATTTCAAAGGACGATTACTGTCACTTCTCACTGCAGCTGTCTTTCTAGAATTATCGAACAAGGAATCTACAGACTCCTGAAGCATTCGTTTTTCATTTCGTAAGATGACTTCGGGCGCCTTAATTTCGATAAGCTTGCGCAACCGGTTGTTTCTGATTATAACCCGGCGATAAAGATCATTTAGATCACTTGTAGCAAAACGGCCGCCTTCAAGTGGAACTAAAGGACGCAACTCTGGCGGAATAACCGGCACAACATCCAAAACCATCCATTCCGGCCGGTTCTCAATTTCGGACTCCTTTTGAACAAATGCGTCAGCAACACGGAGCTGCCGCAATGCGTCAGATCGTTTCTGCTGCGAAGAGCCGGTGTCGCGAACAATTTTACGTAGATCGATAGACAATGAATCAACTTCTACTCTCTTTAAGAGTTCCTTGACCGCGTCACCGCCAATAAGAGCAATGAATTTATTGGGATCTGTATTCGGCAGGTCATCATTCTCTTTGCCAAGCTCTTCTTTTACTCTGTATAATTCCTCTTCAGGAATGATATCTTTATATTTGAGTCCGCTGTTTCCCGGCTGAATGACCACGTAATTTTCGTAGTAGATGATCTTGTCTAATTGCTTGATACTAAGCCCAAGAATTGAACCGATTTTAGATGGCAGTGATCGAAAAAACCAAATATGTACTACAGGGACAGCGAGCGATATATGCCCCATTCGTTCCCGTCGAACCGCTTTCAACGTAACTTCAACTCCGCAACGATCGCAGATTATGCCTTTGTATCGGATACGCTTGTATTTACCGCAATGGCATTCCCAGTCCTTTACGGGGCCAAATATCTTCTCGCAAAATAATCCGTCTTTTTCAGGTTTGAAACTGCGATAGTTAATAGTTTCAGCTTTTGTCACTTCGCCATAAGAACGACTAAGAATTGCATCTGGTGATGAAATTCCAATCGTAATACTTGAAAAGTTTTTTGCTAAGCTCGTGTTTGATAAGTAAGACACTTTTAAACCTCCTTATTCGGAAGTTAAAGCTATATCTCGTGTAATGAGATATAAACTTTAAAATACAATTATTTATGTTGTTGTTATACTATTTTGACTTCTAAACCCAAACCCTGCAATTCTCTAACGAGCACGTTAAACGACTCTGGAATCCCTGCTTCCGGCAAATTGTCGCCTTTCACAATGGACTCATAAACTTTAGCGCGACCGCTAACGTCATCTGACTTATACGTAAGAATTTCCTGCAACGTATATGCCGCTCCGTATGCTTCCAGTGCCCAGACTTCCATTTCTCCGAATCTCTGGCCTCCAAATTGCGCTTTCCCGCCTAGTGGCTGCTGTGTAATTAGCGAATAAGGTCCAATCGATCGCGCGTGAATCTTATCGTCGACCAAGTGGTTCAGTTTCATGATGTAGATATAACCGACCATCGTTTCCTGATCAAAAGATTCACCGGATCGTCCATCTGTGAGTTTGACTTTTCCGTGTTCCGGCAAGCCTGCGGCACGCAATTCATCTTGAACGTCGCGGATCTTAGCACCGTCAAATACATTGGTCTCATAGTGTTTACCCAAAACTTTTCCAGCCCAAGCTAGAGAAGTTTCAAATATCTGACCCAAATTCATACGTGAAGGCACGCCAAGCGGGTTAAGAATAACATCAACCGGAGTTCCATCGCCCAAGAACGGCATATCTTCTTCCGGA is from bacterium and encodes:
- the rpoC gene encoding DNA-directed RNA polymerase subunit beta', encoding MSYLSNTSLAKNFSSITIGISSPDAILSRSYGEVTKAETINYRSFKPEKDGLFCEKIFGPVKDWECHCGKYKRIRYKGIICDRCGVEVTLKAVRRERMGHISLAVPVVHIWFFRSLPSKIGSILGLSIKQLDKIIYYENYVVIQPGNSGLKYKDIIPEEELYRVKEELGKENDDLPNTDPNKFIALIGGDAVKELLKRVEVDSLSIDLRKIVRDTGSSQQKRSDALRQLRVADAFVQKESEIENRPEWMVLDVVPVIPPELRPLVPLEGGRFATSDLNDLYRRVIIRNNRLRKLIEIKAPEVILRNEKRMLQESVDSLFDNSRKTAAVRSDSNRPLKSLSDMLKGKQGRFRQNLLGKRVDYSGRSVIVVGPELRLHECGLPKEMAVELFKPFIIRKLVERGFVKTVKSAKRMVDKHGPEVWEILEKIVADHPVLLNRAPTLHRLGIQAFQPVLVEGRAIQVHPLVCAAFNADFDGDQMAVHIPLSYEAQIETRLLMLSSHNIIQPSSGRPIAIPSQDIVLGCYYLTKLHKGAKGEGTKYTNMEDIRSAYDNGVVELHAKVQLRIPNPDSTDKKKPWKYIDTTVGRAIFNEIVPREAGYMNELLTKKKIEEIVSRLHTEVGNIKTVEFLDNLKLLGFTYATRSGCSIGIEDVLSPPNKEAVLRQANIQVDKVQKTYRMGLMTDGERYNKIIDIWTHASNDVAAAMYESITMSNDGFNPIFMMMDSGARGSRDQIKQLGGMRGLMSKPQKSMTGSVGEIIEHPITASFKEGLSVWEYFISTHGARKGLADTALKTADAGYLTRRLVDVAQDVIITEEDCGTILGVKTSAIKEGEEIKESLGERCIGRVAADDVVDPSTGDVVIDAGELIDEDKAEMLNNSAIETVEIRSVLTCESKRGVCSKCYGRNLASGNIVNMGEAVGVMAAQSIGEPGTQLTLRTFHIGGVASRIGEQPQALARSAGKIVYGPGMKIIERKSDNASISMTRNARIELIDNDTERLIYAYKVPYGAAIAVKDGQSVKKDDFIMTWDPYNTSIITSHDGVIVFDGLKEGISCREEADEATGMKHLVVIESRDKKITPTLLVKKGKEILETHILPTRAYLVMKDGDSVIAGEAIAKIPREAAKTKDITGGLPRVQELFEARKPRDASSVSEIDGYVKIGKISRGYREVTIEGKNGESKSYKIPFGKHLIVHENDFVYAGEQLSDGAVAPHDILRIKGPAEVQRYLVNEIQEVYRTQGVKINDKHIEIIVRQMLQRVRIADSGDTYFLQDDQVDRLRFLDENQKIREKVVITDRGESNTKEGQILTRAELEKVLKKYDKKKAPEYREAQPATAEPLLLGITQASLSTESFISAASFQETTKVLADAAISAKTDYLLGLKENVIMGRLIPAGTGLKRYQAIAVSLKESGEDEKGNGRKAKKEKK
- a CDS encoding SDR family oxidoreductase is translated as MENQIALITGSGRRLGRRIAIALAEYGFDIVINYNQSKSSALKTVRDIRKLGRRCIAVKADVTKITHVRRLMKETVKTFGKLDVLVNNAAIFPPPIELKRINETLWDTVIDTNLKSSFLCAQEASTYMIKRKSGKIINIASLGAYHTWPKHIPYCVSKAGIVMLTKVLAKALAPHITVNAVAPGTIIIPNEESSDIIHPSIEKIPLKKYGMPSDITDMVVFLALSSKYITGQVIKVDGGATIS